One stretch of Heptranchias perlo isolate sHepPer1 chromosome 41, sHepPer1.hap1, whole genome shotgun sequence DNA includes these proteins:
- the med29 gene encoding mediator of RNA polymerase II transcription subunit 29, translating to MAAPLNQQQQQQLAAAQAQAQAAAQAQAQAQAQAQAQAQAQAQAQQLAQAQAGQPALAQQQQQQQQQQQQQQAQQQDDPVAKFKLLIPQLKDSLQNLMRIAAQNLSQNTTIDNGQKSSDTALQRFDKSLEEFYALCDQVELCLRLAFECLSQSIDSAKHSPNLVPTATKPDTVQTESLSYTQYLSMIKSQISCAKDIHNALLECSKRIASKGQI from the exons ATGGCGGCTCCGCtcaaccagcagcagcaacaacaactggccgcggcccaggcccaggctcaggccgcagctcaggctcaggctcaggctcaggcccaggctcaggcccaggcccaggcccaggctcaggcccaGCAGCTAGCCCAGGCCCAGGCCGGTCAGCCGGCGCTCgcacagcagcagcaacaacaacaacaacaacaacaacaacaacaggccCAGCAACAGGATGACCCAGTGGCCAAATTCAAATTACTGATCCCGCAGCTGAAGGACTCCCTGCAG AACCTGATGAGGATTGCAGCTCAGAACTTGTCCCAAAACACCACAATTGACAATGGACA GAAGAGCAGTGACACAGCACTGCAGCGATTTGATAAGAGTTTAGAGGAGTTCTATGCCCTGTGTGATCAGGTGGAGTTGTGTCTG AGGCTGGCGTTCGAATGCCTGTCCCAAAGCATCGACAGTGCGAAACACTCGCCAAACCTGGTTCCCACGGCAACCAAGCCGGACACTGTGCAGACGGAGAGCCTGTCCTACACTCAGTACCTCAGTATGATCAAGTCGCAAATCTCCTGTGCCAAGGACATTCATAACGCCCTCCTGGAGTGTTCGAAGAGGATTGCCAGCAAGGGGCAGATCTGA